A single region of the Alosa alosa isolate M-15738 ecotype Scorff River chromosome 6, AALO_Geno_1.1, whole genome shotgun sequence genome encodes:
- the LOC125296566 gene encoding uncharacterized protein LOC125296566, whose protein sequence is MEGDPSQCEPGSSGLSDGSSSGSAQGSPQEKTDLYALQEYILNLTEEDWMVFSSMLHTPMTRMQFTELCMAVMKIVSLSSITVILPAYVCVAKDVEALASRSSTPTTFSVMTSTERSPSSAPYRSSRATSPNSLVTDLTNESSASSSSPEVAGGPVSELVRRMKGALATLRKSVYGSACTEATTVAQHGDTSHDLTCITTILEQLVSSGSIHQIARNLVSQVQGVLHDSSPTSIPVAAGKSVSDSVLYATVKRSPKRTLSASRLVYTYAEEAIKNLLQPYFLPLVTWKAGEDMASSKMSSSSYASSRPRSSLDPSRPNTATWDRDTTSPSRAFSEVADLFTRVMTFQVMDMVDSELKRHAQVRLSSPDKEKSVTEGEVPHLVDAVPGHYGGLFSGLIKRFLSELCYSESAPSNAEDNVRGTPSSPRSQSTRSGTASCESKSASQKLKNVLGLFTRLMVSQVMDIVQVESTVELEQPHSSASRPSSSKFSDQLTSLHSDAITDGDITACSSPVASVVGSGSSDNGCLVTVLMLRLLAKLRDQPTASADVMDSSRELIEKILSEFSSHSGSLNFYTYPGNVKIQAMYQTMDKFLLKEFGPEAVLQRAVETQDVSFDNILLTALRRELLPQGDAKATSVPSAAPSFEPVPGAANGQTAREKPKRRLNIKMPKLGSKKVSPTKVFSDFTGVSVETPAHHTPSVFSSGQRTCKRSFFSRMFTCCIQGSSEP, encoded by the exons ATGGAAG GAGATCCTTCTCAGTGTGAGCCTGGTTCTTCAGGACTCTCCGATGGCTCAAGCTCAGGATCTGCCCAAGGCTCCCCTCAGGAGAAGACGGACCTCTATGCTTTACAGGAATACATTCTAAACCTCACTGAGGA GGATTGGATGGTTTTCAGCAGCATGCTGCATACTCCT ATGACAAGGATGCAGTTTACTGAACTGTGTATGGCCGTCATGAAGATTGTGAGCCTGAGCTCCATTACTGTTATTCTGCCAGCATATGTCTGTGTGGCGAAGGACGTAGAAGCTTTGGCCAGCAGATCCTCAACGCCCACAACCTTCTCAGTCATGACCTCGACTGAAAG GTCTCCATCATCAGCGCCATACCGTAGTTCACGAGCCACATCTCCCAACTCGCTGGTGACTGATCTGACGAATGAGAGTagtgcctcctcctcttcacctgAAGTGGCTGGTGGACCTGTGAGTGAGTTGGTGCGCAGGATGAAAGGTGCCCTGGCAACCTTGCGTAAATCGGTCTATGGCTCTGCCTGCACTGAAGCTACTACGGTGGCGCAGCATGGAGATACATCCCATGATCTGACGTGCATCACTACAATCCTGGAACAGCTGGTATCCAGTGGAAGCATTCACCAGATCGCCAGAAACCTTGTCAGTCAGGTTCAGGGTGTTCTTCACGACAGTAGTCCAACCTCAATTCCTGTGGCTGCCGGCAAAAGCGTTTCAGATTCCGTCCTTTATGCAACGGTAAAGAGATCTCCGAAGCGGACATTAAGCGCCTCTCGTTTAGTTTACACGTATGCTGAGGAGGCCATCAAGAATTTACTGCAGCCATACTTTCTCCCCCTTGTGACATGGAAAGCAGGTGAAGATATGGCCTCGTCCAAAATGTCCTCCAGCTCTTATGCCAGCAGTCGCCCACGTAGCTCTCTGGATCCTTCCAGACCTAATACTGCAACTTGGGATCGAGACACCACTTCCCCTTCACGTGCATTTAGTGAAGTTGCAGATCTCTTCACTCGAGTCATGACTTTCCAAGTAATGGACATGGTTGATTCTGAGCTAAAGAGACATGCCCAGGTTAGGTTGTCATCCCCTGACAAAGAGAAAAGTGTCACTGAGGGAGAAGTTCCCCATCTGGTTGATGCAGTCCCAGGTCACTATGGCGGGCTGTTTTCTGGATTGATCAAGAGGTTCTTGTCAGAATTGTGCTATTCTGAATCTGCTCCCTCTAATGCAGAGGACAATGTCAGAGGCACACCGTCATCCCCTAGGAGCCAGAGCACACGATCTGGCACTGCAAGCTGTGAGTCAAAGTCTGCCTCACAAAAACTTAAAAACGTGTTAGGGCTGTTCACCAGGCTGATGGTTAGCCAAGTAATGGATATCGTTCAGGTGGAGTCGACAGTGGAACTGGAGCAGCCTCATAGCTCAGCAAGCAGACCATCAAGCTCTAAATTCTCTGATCAGCTCACCAGTTTGCACTCAGATGCCATCACTGATGGAGACATAACTGCGTGTTCTTCCCCTGTGGCCTCTGTGGTTGGTTCGGGCAGCAGTGACAATGGCTGCTTGGTCACTGTTCTAATGCTAAGACTGTTGGCCAAACTCAGAGATCAACCAACTGCTTCTGCTGACGTGATGGACTCCTCCAGGGAGTTGATTGAGAAAATCCTCTCTGAGTTCAGCAGCCATTCAGGAAGTCTAAACTTCTACACTTATCCGGGCAACGTAAAGATTCAGGCAATGTACCAAACCATGGATAAGTTCCTCCTGAAGGAGTTTGGACCTGAGGCTGTCCTGCAGAGAGCAGTGGAGACACAGGATGTGTCCTTTGATAACATCTTGCTCACAGCACTGAGGAGGGAACTGCTGCCCCAGGGTGATGCTAAAGCCACTTCTGTCCCAAGTGCTGCACCCTCCTTTGAGCCTGTGCCGGGAGCAGCAAATGGGCAAACTGCCAGGGAGAAGCCCAAAAGGAGACTCAATATAAAG ATGCCAAAACTAGGCAGCAAGAAGGTGTCTCCCACTAAGGTCTTTTCAGACTTTa CCGGTGTAAGTGTAGAGACCCCTGCCCATCATACTCCATCCGTGTTCTCTTCTGGCCAGAGGACTTGCAAACGTTCCTTTTTTAGCAGGATGTTCACTTGTTGCATTCAAGGTTCATCAGAACCGTGA
- the LOC125296690 gene encoding uncharacterized protein LOC125296690, with translation MASSKMSSSSYASSRPRSSLDPSRPNTATWDRDTTSPSRAFSEVADLFTRVMTFQVMDMVDSELKRHAQVRLSSPDKEKSVTEGEVPHLVDAVPGHYGGLFSGLIKRFLSELCYSESAPSNAEDNVRGTPSSPRSQSTRSGTASCESKSASQKLKNVLGLFTRLMVSQVMDIVQVESTVELEQPHSSASRPSSSKFSDQLTSLHSDAITDGDITACSSPVASVVGSGSSDNGCLVTVLMLRLLAKLRDQPTASADVMDSSRELIEKILSEFSSHSGSLNFYTYPGNVKIQAMYQTMDKFLLKEFGPEAVLQRAVETQDVSFDNILLTALRRELLPQGDAEATSVPSAHSASPSLQSVPAVDEGQTSRTTLKTPKLSLKIKMPKRGCKKVSPTNGFSADQHPEATAPQSPSDAATAASGQRTRKRFSFIRMFTCCIQGSSEP, from the exons ATGGCCTCGTCCAAAATGTCCTCCAGCTCTTATGCCAGTAGTCGCCCACGTAGCTCTCTGGATCCTTCCAGACCTAATACTGCAACTTGGGATCGAGACACCACGTCCCCTTCACGTGCATTTAGTGAAGTTGCAGATCTCTTCACTCGAGTCATGACTTTCCAAGTAATGGACATGGTTGATTCCGAGCTAAAGAGACATGCCCAGGTTAGGTTGTCATCCCCTGACAAAGAGAAAAGTGTCACTGAGGGAGAAGTTCCCCATCTGGTTGATGCAGTCCCAGGTCACTATGGCGGGCTGTTTTCTGGATTGATCAAGAGGTTCTTGTCAGAATTGTGCTATTCTGAATCTGCTCCCTCTAATGCAGAGGACAATGTCAGAGGCACACCGTCATCCCCCAGGAGCCAGAGCACACGATCTGGCACTGCAAGCTGTGAGTCAAAGTCTGCCTCACAAAAACTTAAAAACGTGTTAGGGCTGTTCACCAGGCTGATGGTTAGCCAAGTAATGGATATCGTTCAGGTGGAGTCGACAGTGGAACTGGAGCAGCCTCATAGCTCAGCAAGCAGACCATCAAGCTCTAAATTCTCTGATCAGCTCACCAGTTTGCACTCAGATGCCATCACTGATGGAGACATAACTGCGTGTTCTTCCCCTGTGGCCTCTGTGGTTGGTTCGGGCAGCAGTGACAATGGCTGCTTGGTCACTGTTCTAATGCTAAGACTGTTGGCCAAACTCAGAGATCAACCAACTGCTTCTGCTGACGTGATGGACTCCTCCAGGGAGTTGATTGAGAAAATCCTCTCTGAGTTCAGCAGCCATTCAGGAAGTCTAAACTTCTACACTTATCCGGGCAACGTAAAGATTCAGGCAATGTACCAAACCATGGATAAGTTCCTCCTGAAGGAGTTTGGACCAGAGGCTGTCCTGCAGAGAGCAGTGGAGACACAGGATGTGTCCTTTGATAACATCTTGCTCACAGCACTGAGAAGGGAACTGCTTCCCCAGGGTGATGCTGAAGCCACTTCTGTCCCATCAGCCCATAGTGCTTCACCCTCTCTTCAGTCAGTCCCTGCTGTAGATGAAGGGCAAACAAGCAGGACTACCCTAAAGACACCCAAACTGAGCTTAAAAATTAAG ATGCCAAAAAGAGGCTGCAAGAAAGTGTCTCCCACCAATGGCTTTTCTG CTGATCAACATCCAGAGGCCACTGCCCCTCAGTCTCCATCTGATGCTGCCACTGCAGCTTCTGGACAGAGGACTCGTAAGCGCTTCTCTTTCATCAGGATGTTCACTTGCTGCATTCAAGGCTCATCTGAACCTTGA
- the apnl gene encoding actinoporin-like protein: protein MSESAEAVAANVGTRRNATIEISNITNNYCLLNPRVFLENGETFNPPQPTVRPLKTEVCTFSKTSAKAKGSVGVMTYDLFERSRNDHIETLAIMWSVPWDYNLYKNWFAVGIYPKSRACDESLYKEMYYEKNQQGFVREEANGSGINYVGSYLDIKATMSPLGKAIMKVEVWDKLFTPAGQQAY, encoded by the exons atgtctgaaTCTGCAGAGGCCGTGGCAGCCAACGTAGGCACCCGTCGGAATGCGACCATTGAGATATCCAACATCACCAATAACTACTGCTTGCTCAACCCCAG GGTCTTCCTGGAGAATGGGGAGACGTTTAACCCCCCTCAACCCACCGTGCGCCCCCTGAAGACCGAGGTGTGCACCTTCAGCAAAACCAGCGCTAAAGCGAAGGGCAGTGTGGGGGTCATGACCTATGACCTCTTCGAGAGGAGCCGCAACGATCACATCGAAACTCTGGCCATCATGTGGTCTGTGCCCTGGGACTACAACCTCTACAAGAACTGGTTCGCCGTGGGGATCTACCCCAAGAGCCGAGCCTGTGACGAGTCCCTGTACAAGGAGATGTACTACGAGAAGAACCAGCAGGGCTTTGTGAGGGAGGAGGCCAACGGCTCGGGCATTAATTATGTGGGAAGCTACCTGGACATCAAGGCCACCATGTCCCCCTTGGGTAAAGCCATCATGAAGGTGGAGGTGTGGGACAAGCTGTTCACCCCTGCCGGCCAGCAAGCGTACTGA